In the Vespa crabro chromosome 10, iyVesCrab1.2, whole genome shotgun sequence genome, one interval contains:
- the LOC124427565 gene encoding potassium channel subfamily T member 2 isoform X8, whose translation MSMYFFRLHNLRRQAEELRKKQLKNGTNSQGGQRGTNCGDQLQPTAESMQCCNKVHRGPSKLFERAPLQPSDSLDEIAFQIPRVRVEYYVNENTFKERLQLYFIKNQRSSLRIRLANLFFKLLTCFLYIFRVIIDNDPTFAACYGCTPGNKTEFLASQNLTEEEFQEHPTINWDAILWVRRPLELWIVQVILAMVSLTEALLLAYLGYKGNVWQQLLSFHFILELVNTIPFTITLLYPPMRNLFIPVFLNCWLAKHSLENMFNDLHRAMQKSQSALSQQLMILSATLLCLVFTSVCGIQHFQRAGHRHLNLFQSTYFVVVTFSTVGYGDFVPDIWPSQLYMVIMICVALIVLPTQFEQLAFTWMERQKLGGSYSSHRAQSEKHVVVCSTTLHADTIMDFLNEFYAHPLLQNYYVVLLSPMELDTTMRMILQVPIWAQRVIYIQGSCLKDGDLARARMNEAEACFVLAARNYADKTAADEHTILRSWAVKDFAPNVPQYVQIFRPENKLHVKFAEHVVCEDEFKYALLANNCTCPGASTLVTLLLHTSRGQEGQQSQEEWHRLYGKCSGNEIYHIILGDSRFFGEYEGKSFTYASFHSHRKYGVALVAVRPAELPEFYEDTILLNPGPRHIMKKTDTCYYMSITKEENSAFVVANHQSGGAEPAQVVVETKTDATSGSTTGSGSTTNTNATTNTTTTTMTSSCIATTTTTTTTTTMTISMSCSMPGTGGSTGGGGGGGGGGGSAGNGTAMSHGAAEQHRPFSNSCNVALSETSSRQDTCTGPRGQQARTTNGTTPANAPRAPLPPQVILQVLPSTPTPHQHHLLASDIHPTYLDPGGLGDSRQHLKETCSTPQTPITGNHLDVPRSLDPNPNLLSPEILTQRRGSRRPSILPVPDMLTGSTLHLPGQESLDHEGDESEDEMDDDVPWRSPSEKIAFKGIVKGFPPVSPFIGVSPTLCYLLKEKKPLCCLQLAQVCEHCTYRNAKEYNWQNKTIILAADYASNGIYNFIIPLRAHFRSKTSLNPIILLLEKRPEIAFLDAVSYFPLVYWMLGSIDCLDDLLRAGITLAENVVVVNKELSNSAEEDTLADCNTIVAVQTMFKFFPSIKSITELSQSSNMRFMQFRAHDKYALHLSKMEKVLLSATSGDNYHNEPPMGSPREKERGSHISYMFRLPFAAGSVFSASMLDTLLYQAFVKDYVITFVRLLLGVDQAPGSGFLTSMRITKDDMWIRTYGRLYQKLCSTTCEIPIGIYRTQDTTVSDTSHGDSDAESDAGVGVTYKVRHSAAASCLANCSTRDKGTSTYSVSLGDEARDNHAQQIERAEIANLVRSRMESLNLPVADYDDVSEKRNSLSYVIINPSCDLKLEEGDIVYLVRPSPFSAQKTFERHNSRRKSNISFCSAQLVSQMNATVASAGFPGGPGSRRGSAIGLARAPPLGTTKSNSLSLPDSPTVAGTLRGRSNSLRVVDDILLRRSNSLRQGLTVSRRKSSLEDIGLGALSHPTNHNPIKIALNGSIGLEVTPPEEGSLGGGSASNTGILDVGLPSMPSLGVGVGFGPTLAPGLCSSLGGLYDPSTLQSPMVQSPQSPQIQAATQDPQHIQGTIV comes from the exons GTTTAAGGATACGACTCGCCAATCTTTTCTTCAAGTTACTGACATGTTTCCTCTACATATTCAGAGTTATAATCGACAACGATCCGACATTTGCAGCATG tTACGGATGTACGCCCGGAAACAAAACGGAGTTTCTTGCATCCCAGAATCTCACCGAAGAAGAGTTTCAGGAGCATCCAACCATCAACTGGGATGCGATCCTATGGGTAAGAAGACCTTTGGAGCTTTGGATAGTACAGGTGATCCTGGCGATGGTATCGCTCACGGAAGCTTTACTACTTGCTTATCTTGGATACAAG GGTAACGTCTGGCAGCAGCTTCTATCGTTCCACTTCATATTGGAGTTAGTCAACACTATACCTTTCACGATTACG TTGCTATACCCGCCTATGCGAAATCTTTTCATCCCGGTATTCTTAAACTGTTGGTTGGCTAAACATTCATTGGAGAATATGTTT AATGATTTGCACAGAGCTATGCAAAAATCCCAGTCAGCTTTGAGTCAACAGTTGATGATCCTTAGTGCAACGTTACTGTGCCTTGTCTTTACTAG CGTATGCGGGATCCAACATTTTCAAAGGGCAGGGCACAGGCACTTAAATCTGTTTCAGAGCACGTATTTCGTCGTCGTAACATTTTCTACGGTAGGTTACGGAGACTTCGTGCCCGATATTTGGCCCTCGCAGCTTTATATGGTTATCATGATTTGCGTCGCTCTCATAGTATTACCAACACAG TTCGAACAGCTGGCTTTTACCTGGATGGAACGACAAAAGTTGGGTGGCTCTTATTCGTCTCACAGGGCGCAAAGCGAAAAACACGTAGTCGTTTGCAGTACGACGCTACACGCTGACACCATCATGGATTTCTTAAATGAATTCTACGCTCATCCCTTATTGCAG aattattacgTCGTTCTCCTATCTCCGATGGAACTCGACACGACGATGAGAATGATCCTGCAGGTGCCAATCTGGGCGCAAAGAGTGATTTATATTCAGGGATCCTGTCTGAAAGACGGTGACCTAGCAAGAGCTAGGATGAACGAGGCGGAAGCTTGTTTCGTCCTTGCTGCGCGAAATTACGCTGATAAAACGGCTGCCGACGAGCACACGATACTAAG GTCGTGGGCGGTAAAGGATTTCGCCCCGAACGTTCCACAGTACGTTCAGATCTTCCGTCCGGAGAACAAGCTCCACGTGAAATTTGCGGAACACGTTGTTTGCGAAGACGAGTTCAAGTATGCTCTTTTAGCGAATAATTGTACGTGTCCCGGCGCATCGACCTTGGTCACACTCTTATTACATACCTCGAGAGGACA AGAGGGGCAACAGTCGCAAGAAGAATGGCACAGGCTATACGGCAAATGTTCCGGCAACGAGATTTACCATATAATCCTCGGAGATTCACGATTCTTTGGGGAATACGAGGGCAAGTCCTTCACCTACGCATCCTTTCACAGCCACCGGAAATACGGCGTTGCGTTGGTGGCCGTCAGACCGGCCGAACTTCCCGAATTTTACGAAGACACCATTCTCCTCAATCCCG GTCCTAGGCACATAATGAAAAAGACAGATACTTGCTATTACATGAGCAttacaaaggaagaaaactcAGCGTTCGTTGTGGCAAATCATCAGAGTGGTGGTGCCGAACCTGCTCAAGTAGTCGTAGAGACGAAAACTGATGCGACTTCTGGTAGTACAACGGGTAGTGGCTCAACAACGAATACTAACGCAACGACGAATACAactacaacgacgatgacTTCTTCGTGCATAGCAACTACGACAACTACCACTACAACAACCACGATGACCATTTCGATGAGCTGCAGTATGCCAGGAACCGGTGGTTCAacaggaggtggaggtggtggaggaggaggaggaggaagtgcTGGGAACGGTACTGCAATGAGCCACGGTGCTGCCGAACAGCACCGGCCATTTTCCAACAGTTGTAACGTTGCTCTCAGCGAAACATCCTCAAGGCAGGATACCTGCACGGGGCCCCGAGGACAGCAGGCTCGTACCACGAACGGTACCACGCCCGCGAATGCTCCCAGGGCCCCGTTACCGCCACAGGTTATTTTGCAGGTCCTCCCTAGCACGCCCACACCACACCAACACCACCTACTCGCATCCGATATCCACC CTACTTATCTCGATCCCGGAGGGTTGGGAGATTCTAGACAACACTTAAAAGAAACTTGCTCTACTCCGCAAACACCGATTACGGGAAATCATCTTGATGTACCGCGTTCTCTCGATCCTAATCCCAATCTTCTCAGTCCAGAAATTCTCACTCAAAGGAGag GAAGCAGAAGGCCAAGTATCCTACCTGTGCCTGATATGTTAACGGGCTCAACCTTACATCTACCAGGGCAAGAATCCTTGGATCATGAAGGAGACGAATCTGAGGATGAGATGGATGATGATGTTCCTTGGAGATCGCCAAGTGAAAAGATAGC ATTCAAAGG GATAGTCAAGGGTTTTCCACCGGTATCGCCTTTTATCGGAGTTTCTCCTACTTTGTGTTACCttttgaaggaaaagaaacccCTTTGCTGTCTACAATTAGCTcag GTTTGCGAGCACTGCACCTATAGAAACGCTAAGGAATATAACTGGCAGAACAAAACAATAATTCTCGCCGCCGACTATGCCAGTAATGGAATTTACAACTTTATAATTCCTCTACGAGCACACTTCAG atCGAAAACATCGCTAAATCCTATCATTCTCCTTCTTGAGAAAAGACCAGAAATCGCTTTTTTGGACGCGGTATCATATTTTCCCCTCGTGTATTGGATGCTGGGATCCATCGATTGTTTGGACGATCTTCTTCGTGCTGGCATCACTTTAGCGGAAAATGTCGTCGTTGTGAACAAGGAACTGAGCAATTCCGCAGAGGAAGATACTTTGGCCGATTGCAATACCATCGTCGCGGTTCAAACGATGTTCAA ATTCTTTCCAAGCATAAAGAGCATAACAGAATTATCCCAATCGAGCAACATGCGTTTCATGCAGTTTCGGGCACATGACAAATATGCTCTTCATCTCAGCAAAATGGAAAAGGTACTCCTCAGTGCTACTTCCGGTGACAACTACCACAATGAGCCTCCGATGGGCTCTCCG agagaaaaggagagaggatCTCACATATCGTACATGTTCCGATTGCCATTTGCCGCTGGTAGTGTCTTCAGCGCCTCTATGCTTGATACTCTCTTATATCAAGCTTTTGTCAAGGATTATGTAATAACATTTGTAAGATTACTACTTGGGGTCGATCAGGCCCCTGGATCTGGATTTCTAACGTCG ATGAGAATAACAAAGGATGACATGTGGATACGAACTTACGGCAGATTATATCAAAAGCTTTGTTCAACTACCTGTGAGATTCCAATTGGTATTTACAGAACGCAAGACACAACAGTATCGGATACCTCGCAC GGCGACTCAGACGCAGAGAGCGACGCCGGCGTCGGCGTGACGTACAAGGTGCGTCATTCGGCGGCAGCATCATGCCTTGCAAATTGCTCCACCCGTGACAAGGGTACTTCAACC TATTCGGTGAGTCTTGGCGACGAAGCACGCGACAACCATGCTCAACAAATCGAGAGGGCTGAAATCGCAAACCTGGTGCGTTCGAGAATGGAATCATTGAATCTACCTGTTGCGGACTATGATGACGTCTCGGAGAAACGCAACAGCCTGTCCTACGTTATCATCAATCCGAGCTGCGACCTAAAACTGGAGGAGGGCGACATAGTCTATCTCGTGAGGCCGAGTCCGTTTTCAGCCCAGAAGACCTTCGAGCGTCACAATTCACGGCGTAAGAGCAACATCAGCTTTTGCTCGGCTCAGCTAGTCTCGCAGATGAACGCAACCGTCGCCTCGGCTGGATTTCCCGGTGGTCCGGGTAGCCGTCGAGGTTCAGCCATTGGCTTGGCCAGAGCACCGCCATTAGGTACCACCAAATCGAACTCTTTGTCTCTTCCCGACAGTCCTACCGTAGCTGGTACACTTCGAGGCCGTTCAAATTCCCTGAGAGTCGTCGACGACATTCTACTGCGACGTAGCAACTCCTTGAGACAAGGACTAACGGTTTCAAGGAGGAAGAGCAGTCTGGAAGACATCGGGCTGGGCGCTCTCTCGCATCCTACCAATCATAATCCTATAAAGATCGCGCTGAATGGATCCATCGGTTTGGAAGTGACACCGCCCGAGGAAGGTTCTTTGGGTGGTGGTAGTGCCAGTAATACGGGCATACTCGACGTCGGTCTCCCATCCATGCCGAGTCTTGGCGTTGGAGTTGGATTTGGACCGACGTTAGCTCCTGGGCTCTGTAGTTCCTTAGGCGGTCTATACGATCCGTCAACTCTTCAGAGTCCAATGGTGCAATCACCTCAATCGCCGCAAATTCAGGCTGCCACGCAGGATCCACAGCACATACAGGGGACGATAGTATGA
- the LOC124427565 gene encoding potassium channel subfamily T member 2 isoform X10: MLTMTTSSRYSSYNCLTSWDSYDRIPRVRVEYYVNENTFKERLQLYFIKNQRSSLRIRLANLFFKLLTCFLYIFRVIIDNDPTFAACYGCTPGNKTEFLASQNLTEEEFQEHPTINWDAILWVRRPLELWIVQVILAMVSLTEALLLAYLGYKGNVWQQLLSFHFILELVNTIPFTITLLYPPMRNLFIPVFLNCWLAKHSLENMFNDLHRAMQKSQSALSQQLMILSATLLCLVFTSVCGIQHFQRAGHRHLNLFQSTYFVVVTFSTVGYGDFVPDIWPSQLYMVIMICVALIVLPTQFEQLAFTWMERQKLGGSYSSHRAQSEKHVVVCSTTLHADTIMDFLNEFYAHPLLQNYYVVLLSPMELDTTMRMILQVPIWAQRVIYIQGSCLKDGDLARARMNEAEACFVLAARNYADKTAADEHTILRSWAVKDFAPNVPQYVQIFRPENKLHVKFAEHVVCEDEFKYALLANNCTCPGASTLVTLLLHTSRGQEGQQSQEEWHRLYGKCSGNEIYHIILGDSRFFGEYEGKSFTYASFHSHRKYGVALVAVRPAELPEFYEDTILLNPGPRHIMKKTDTCYYMSITKEENSAFVVANHQSGGAEPAQVVVETKTDATSGSTTGSGSTTNTNATTNTTTTTMTSSCIATTTTTTTTTTMTISMSCSMPGTGGSTGGGGGGGGGGGSAGNGTAMSHGAAEQHRPFSNSCNVALSETSSRQDTCTGPRGQQARTTNGTTPANAPRAPLPPQVILQVLPSTPTPHQHHLLASDIHPTYLDPGGLGDSRQHLKETCSTPQTPITGNHLDVPRSLDPNPNLLSPEILTQRRGSRRPSILPVPDMLTGSTLHLPGQESLDHEGDESEDEMDDDVPWRSPSEKIAFKGIVKGFPPVSPFIGVSPTLCYLLKEKKPLCCLQLAQVCEHCTYRNAKEYNWQNKTIILAADYASNGIYNFIIPLRAHFRSKTSLNPIILLLEKRPEIAFLDAVSYFPLVYWMLGSIDCLDDLLRAGITLAENVVVVNKELSNSAEEDTLADCNTIVAVQTMFKFFPSIKSITELSQSSNMRFMQFRAHDKYALHLSKMEKVLLSATSGDNYHNEPPMGSPREKERGSHISYMFRLPFAAGSVFSASMLDTLLYQAFVKDYVITFVRLLLGVDQAPGSGFLTSMRITKDDMWIRTYGRLYQKLCSTTCEIPIGIYRTQDTTVSDTSHGDSDAESDAGVGVTYKVRHSAAASCLANCSTRDKGTSTYSVSLGDEARDNHAQQIERAEIANLVRSRMESLNLPVADYDDVSEKRNSLSYVIINPSCDLKLEEGDIVYLVRPSPFSAQKTFERHNSRRKSNISFCSAQLVSQMNATVASAGFPGGPGSRRGSAIGLARAPPLGTTKSNSLSLPDSPTVAGTLRGRSNSLRVVDDILLRRSNSLRQGLTVSRRKSSLEDIGLGALSHPTNHNPIKIALNGSIGLEVTPPEEGSLGGGSASNTGILDVGLPSMPSLGVGVGFGPTLAPGLCSSLGGLYDPSTLQSPMVQSPQSPQIQAATQDPQHIQGTIV, encoded by the exons GTTTAAGGATACGACTCGCCAATCTTTTCTTCAAGTTACTGACATGTTTCCTCTACATATTCAGAGTTATAATCGACAACGATCCGACATTTGCAGCATG tTACGGATGTACGCCCGGAAACAAAACGGAGTTTCTTGCATCCCAGAATCTCACCGAAGAAGAGTTTCAGGAGCATCCAACCATCAACTGGGATGCGATCCTATGGGTAAGAAGACCTTTGGAGCTTTGGATAGTACAGGTGATCCTGGCGATGGTATCGCTCACGGAAGCTTTACTACTTGCTTATCTTGGATACAAG GGTAACGTCTGGCAGCAGCTTCTATCGTTCCACTTCATATTGGAGTTAGTCAACACTATACCTTTCACGATTACG TTGCTATACCCGCCTATGCGAAATCTTTTCATCCCGGTATTCTTAAACTGTTGGTTGGCTAAACATTCATTGGAGAATATGTTT AATGATTTGCACAGAGCTATGCAAAAATCCCAGTCAGCTTTGAGTCAACAGTTGATGATCCTTAGTGCAACGTTACTGTGCCTTGTCTTTACTAG CGTATGCGGGATCCAACATTTTCAAAGGGCAGGGCACAGGCACTTAAATCTGTTTCAGAGCACGTATTTCGTCGTCGTAACATTTTCTACGGTAGGTTACGGAGACTTCGTGCCCGATATTTGGCCCTCGCAGCTTTATATGGTTATCATGATTTGCGTCGCTCTCATAGTATTACCAACACAG TTCGAACAGCTGGCTTTTACCTGGATGGAACGACAAAAGTTGGGTGGCTCTTATTCGTCTCACAGGGCGCAAAGCGAAAAACACGTAGTCGTTTGCAGTACGACGCTACACGCTGACACCATCATGGATTTCTTAAATGAATTCTACGCTCATCCCTTATTGCAG aattattacgTCGTTCTCCTATCTCCGATGGAACTCGACACGACGATGAGAATGATCCTGCAGGTGCCAATCTGGGCGCAAAGAGTGATTTATATTCAGGGATCCTGTCTGAAAGACGGTGACCTAGCAAGAGCTAGGATGAACGAGGCGGAAGCTTGTTTCGTCCTTGCTGCGCGAAATTACGCTGATAAAACGGCTGCCGACGAGCACACGATACTAAG GTCGTGGGCGGTAAAGGATTTCGCCCCGAACGTTCCACAGTACGTTCAGATCTTCCGTCCGGAGAACAAGCTCCACGTGAAATTTGCGGAACACGTTGTTTGCGAAGACGAGTTCAAGTATGCTCTTTTAGCGAATAATTGTACGTGTCCCGGCGCATCGACCTTGGTCACACTCTTATTACATACCTCGAGAGGACA AGAGGGGCAACAGTCGCAAGAAGAATGGCACAGGCTATACGGCAAATGTTCCGGCAACGAGATTTACCATATAATCCTCGGAGATTCACGATTCTTTGGGGAATACGAGGGCAAGTCCTTCACCTACGCATCCTTTCACAGCCACCGGAAATACGGCGTTGCGTTGGTGGCCGTCAGACCGGCCGAACTTCCCGAATTTTACGAAGACACCATTCTCCTCAATCCCG GTCCTAGGCACATAATGAAAAAGACAGATACTTGCTATTACATGAGCAttacaaaggaagaaaactcAGCGTTCGTTGTGGCAAATCATCAGAGTGGTGGTGCCGAACCTGCTCAAGTAGTCGTAGAGACGAAAACTGATGCGACTTCTGGTAGTACAACGGGTAGTGGCTCAACAACGAATACTAACGCAACGACGAATACAactacaacgacgatgacTTCTTCGTGCATAGCAACTACGACAACTACCACTACAACAACCACGATGACCATTTCGATGAGCTGCAGTATGCCAGGAACCGGTGGTTCAacaggaggtggaggtggtggaggaggaggaggaggaagtgcTGGGAACGGTACTGCAATGAGCCACGGTGCTGCCGAACAGCACCGGCCATTTTCCAACAGTTGTAACGTTGCTCTCAGCGAAACATCCTCAAGGCAGGATACCTGCACGGGGCCCCGAGGACAGCAGGCTCGTACCACGAACGGTACCACGCCCGCGAATGCTCCCAGGGCCCCGTTACCGCCACAGGTTATTTTGCAGGTCCTCCCTAGCACGCCCACACCACACCAACACCACCTACTCGCATCCGATATCCACC CTACTTATCTCGATCCCGGAGGGTTGGGAGATTCTAGACAACACTTAAAAGAAACTTGCTCTACTCCGCAAACACCGATTACGGGAAATCATCTTGATGTACCGCGTTCTCTCGATCCTAATCCCAATCTTCTCAGTCCAGAAATTCTCACTCAAAGGAGag GAAGCAGAAGGCCAAGTATCCTACCTGTGCCTGATATGTTAACGGGCTCAACCTTACATCTACCAGGGCAAGAATCCTTGGATCATGAAGGAGACGAATCTGAGGATGAGATGGATGATGATGTTCCTTGGAGATCGCCAAGTGAAAAGATAGC ATTCAAAGG GATAGTCAAGGGTTTTCCACCGGTATCGCCTTTTATCGGAGTTTCTCCTACTTTGTGTTACCttttgaaggaaaagaaacccCTTTGCTGTCTACAATTAGCTcag GTTTGCGAGCACTGCACCTATAGAAACGCTAAGGAATATAACTGGCAGAACAAAACAATAATTCTCGCCGCCGACTATGCCAGTAATGGAATTTACAACTTTATAATTCCTCTACGAGCACACTTCAG atCGAAAACATCGCTAAATCCTATCATTCTCCTTCTTGAGAAAAGACCAGAAATCGCTTTTTTGGACGCGGTATCATATTTTCCCCTCGTGTATTGGATGCTGGGATCCATCGATTGTTTGGACGATCTTCTTCGTGCTGGCATCACTTTAGCGGAAAATGTCGTCGTTGTGAACAAGGAACTGAGCAATTCCGCAGAGGAAGATACTTTGGCCGATTGCAATACCATCGTCGCGGTTCAAACGATGTTCAA ATTCTTTCCAAGCATAAAGAGCATAACAGAATTATCCCAATCGAGCAACATGCGTTTCATGCAGTTTCGGGCACATGACAAATATGCTCTTCATCTCAGCAAAATGGAAAAGGTACTCCTCAGTGCTACTTCCGGTGACAACTACCACAATGAGCCTCCGATGGGCTCTCCG agagaaaaggagagaggatCTCACATATCGTACATGTTCCGATTGCCATTTGCCGCTGGTAGTGTCTTCAGCGCCTCTATGCTTGATACTCTCTTATATCAAGCTTTTGTCAAGGATTATGTAATAACATTTGTAAGATTACTACTTGGGGTCGATCAGGCCCCTGGATCTGGATTTCTAACGTCG ATGAGAATAACAAAGGATGACATGTGGATACGAACTTACGGCAGATTATATCAAAAGCTTTGTTCAACTACCTGTGAGATTCCAATTGGTATTTACAGAACGCAAGACACAACAGTATCGGATACCTCGCAC GGCGACTCAGACGCAGAGAGCGACGCCGGCGTCGGCGTGACGTACAAGGTGCGTCATTCGGCGGCAGCATCATGCCTTGCAAATTGCTCCACCCGTGACAAGGGTACTTCAACC TATTCGGTGAGTCTTGGCGACGAAGCACGCGACAACCATGCTCAACAAATCGAGAGGGCTGAAATCGCAAACCTGGTGCGTTCGAGAATGGAATCATTGAATCTACCTGTTGCGGACTATGATGACGTCTCGGAGAAACGCAACAGCCTGTCCTACGTTATCATCAATCCGAGCTGCGACCTAAAACTGGAGGAGGGCGACATAGTCTATCTCGTGAGGCCGAGTCCGTTTTCAGCCCAGAAGACCTTCGAGCGTCACAATTCACGGCGTAAGAGCAACATCAGCTTTTGCTCGGCTCAGCTAGTCTCGCAGATGAACGCAACCGTCGCCTCGGCTGGATTTCCCGGTGGTCCGGGTAGCCGTCGAGGTTCAGCCATTGGCTTGGCCAGAGCACCGCCATTAGGTACCACCAAATCGAACTCTTTGTCTCTTCCCGACAGTCCTACCGTAGCTGGTACACTTCGAGGCCGTTCAAATTCCCTGAGAGTCGTCGACGACATTCTACTGCGACGTAGCAACTCCTTGAGACAAGGACTAACGGTTTCAAGGAGGAAGAGCAGTCTGGAAGACATCGGGCTGGGCGCTCTCTCGCATCCTACCAATCATAATCCTATAAAGATCGCGCTGAATGGATCCATCGGTTTGGAAGTGACACCGCCCGAGGAAGGTTCTTTGGGTGGTGGTAGTGCCAGTAATACGGGCATACTCGACGTCGGTCTCCCATCCATGCCGAGTCTTGGCGTTGGAGTTGGATTTGGACCGACGTTAGCTCCTGGGCTCTGTAGTTCCTTAGGCGGTCTATACGATCCGTCAACTCTTCAGAGTCCAATGGTGCAATCACCTCAATCGCCGCAAATTCAGGCTGCCACGCAGGATCCACAGCACATACAGGGGACGATAGTATGA